The Pseudomonadota bacterium genome includes a region encoding these proteins:
- a CDS encoding peptide MFS transporter — protein sequence MSHTNEGSSVVPGQKQFFGHPAGLGTLFFTELWERFSYYGMRALLVLFMTAAVVEGGLGFDDPTATAIYGLYTAGVYLAALPGGWLADRIFGQQNAIWYGGIIIAAGHIVLSLPGFGLVPELYGFYFGLILIVVGTGLLKPNISSCVGELYPDGGSRRDAGYVIYYMGINIGAALGPFICGLLRVNMGWHWGFAAAAIGMIAGLIVYRATQRHLGEFGKQPHPTPSEKQGQTRFMAWAIYAATAGIFLLAFLGLGGVVVFDAQVLAEASVYVIVIVAVLFFARVLLDSRLTSLERRRTVVLVALFIGAALFWSGFEQAGSSLNLFAERYTAREMLGIVIPAEVFQSLNPVYILIFAPFFSALWINLGRRNLDPSIPMKFALGFLQLGIGFGFMWIAASLIQDGGQVLPTWLLLTYLFHTTGELCLSPIGLSATSKLAPRSYYSQMMGMWFFGAALGNLLAGLLAGEFSGDRVSEFPEVYRQIVIFCGVVTVGFLIATPFLKKMAALDEDRPKDYTREDEPGAFDADVPAGKDRD from the coding sequence ATGTCCCATACAAACGAGGGAAGCTCGGTGGTTCCGGGCCAGAAGCAGTTCTTCGGTCATCCGGCCGGTCTTGGAACGCTGTTCTTCACCGAACTGTGGGAGCGCTTCAGCTACTACGGCATGCGCGCGCTGCTGGTGCTGTTCATGACCGCTGCGGTGGTCGAGGGCGGACTGGGCTTCGATGATCCGACCGCCACGGCCATCTACGGCCTGTACACGGCCGGCGTCTACCTGGCCGCGCTGCCAGGCGGCTGGCTGGCAGACCGCATCTTTGGCCAGCAGAATGCCATCTGGTACGGCGGCATCATCATCGCCGCCGGTCATATCGTTCTTTCTCTACCCGGTTTCGGCCTGGTGCCCGAACTCTACGGTTTCTACTTCGGGCTGATCCTGATCGTGGTCGGCACTGGCCTGCTCAAGCCCAACATCTCCAGCTGCGTCGGCGAACTTTATCCCGATGGCGGCTCGCGCCGCGATGCCGGCTACGTGATCTACTACATGGGCATCAATATCGGGGCCGCGCTGGGGCCGTTCATCTGCGGTCTGCTGCGCGTGAATATGGGCTGGCACTGGGGCTTTGCCGCAGCCGCGATCGGTATGATCGCCGGGCTGATCGTGTATCGCGCGACTCAGCGCCATCTGGGTGAATTCGGCAAGCAGCCGCATCCCACGCCGTCGGAAAAGCAGGGCCAGACGCGCTTCATGGCCTGGGCCATCTATGCAGCCACTGCCGGCATTTTTCTGCTTGCGTTTCTCGGCCTCGGTGGCGTGGTCGTGTTCGATGCGCAGGTCCTGGCGGAAGCCAGCGTGTATGTGATCGTGATCGTGGCGGTGCTGTTCTTTGCCCGGGTGCTGCTCGACTCCCGGCTGACCAGCCTGGAGCGCCGGCGCACCGTGGTGCTGGTGGCACTGTTCATCGGCGCTGCGCTGTTCTGGTCGGGCTTCGAGCAGGCCGGATCGTCGCTCAACCTGTTTGCCGAGCGCTACACGGCACGCGAGATGCTGGGCATCGTGATTCCGGCCGAGGTCTTTCAGTCGCTCAATCCGGTCTACATATTGATCTTTGCGCCATTCTTCTCGGCCTTGTGGATCAACCTGGGGCGACGCAACCTCGATCCGTCGATTCCGATGAAGTTCGCGCTGGGCTTCCTGCAGCTCGGCATCGGGTTCGGCTTCATGTGGATCGCCGCCTCGCTGATTCAGGATGGCGGACAGGTACTGCCGACCTGGCTGCTGCTGACTTACCTGTTTCACACCACCGGTGAACTCTGCCTGAGTCCGATCGGCCTGTCGGCGACCTCCAAGCTGGCGCCGAGAAGCTACTATAGCCAGATGATGGGTATGTGGTTCTTTGGCGCCGCCCTGGGGAACCTGCTGGCCGGCCTGCTGGCCGGTGAGTTCAGCGGGGATCGCGTCTCCGAATTCCCCGAGGTCTATCGCCAGATCGTCATCTTCTGCGGCGTGGTGACCGTCGGATTCCTGATTGCCACGCCGTTTCTCAAGAAGATGGCGGCGCTTGATGAGGACCGGCCAAAGGACTACACGCGCGAGGACGAGCCCGGTGCGTTCGATGCCGATGTGCCGGCCGGCAAGGATCGCGACTGA